From the genome of Desertifilum tharense IPPAS B-1220:
ACCCAAAATTAGCGGCTACGAAGTCTTCCAGCACATTCAGAACAGTGAAGACCTCCAGAAAATCCCCCTTGTGGTCATGTCAGGACGGGCTGAAGAAGTCAGCGAGAAGATTACCGAGCCTTTTGAATATTTTGAGTTTATTAAAAAGCCCTTTGAACAAAAAGAACTGATTGACGCGATCAAGTCTGCCATGAAAAAGGCAACCAAACCGCGTCCCCAAATGGCCGCCGCCCCGACTGCCGCCGCCGCCACCCCCGCAGAAGCTGCCCCTGTTGCTGCTGGCGCTTCCGCAGCCGAAATTCAAGCCCTTAACGAAAAAATTGCCAAAATGCAAGCTGAAATTGACGGCCTGAAGAAGCAGTTAACCCAAATCGTCACGTTCATTAAGCAGAAGATCAAGTAACTTGCCCAAAAGTT
Proteins encoded in this window:
- a CDS encoding response regulator, whose protein sequence is MVRDMLPKGNFEVLEAKDGEEGLNFIRQEHPNLIMLDFLLPKISGYEVFQHIQNSEDLQKIPLVVMSGRAEEVSEKITEPFEYFEFIKKPFEQKELIDAIKSAMKKATKPRPQMAAAPTAAAATPAEAAPVAAGASAAEIQALNEKIAKMQAEIDGLKKQLTQIVTFIKQKIK